One region of Rhizobium sp. WYJ-E13 genomic DNA includes:
- a CDS encoding DapH/DapD/GlmU-related protein codes for MAKNGKQPKWGLYSFRRWRNAIVKLKWLYYTKFWGMDIHPTASFSLSVRFDKTNPKGMHIGEETYVAFEAAILTHDLTRGLFLDTRIGKRCFIGARSIILPGVEIGDECVIGSGAVVTKSVPPRSLVVGNPAKIIRSDIKIISRYGRMAVDEPIN; via the coding sequence ATGGCTAAGAATGGAAAACAGCCTAAATGGGGTCTCTATTCATTTCGTCGATGGCGCAATGCGATCGTCAAATTGAAGTGGCTCTACTACACAAAATTCTGGGGCATGGATATCCATCCGACCGCCAGCTTTTCCTTAAGTGTGCGTTTCGACAAGACGAATCCGAAGGGCATGCATATTGGAGAAGAGACTTACGTTGCGTTTGAAGCCGCAATACTGACCCACGATCTTACACGTGGTCTTTTTCTTGACACACGGATCGGCAAGAGGTGCTTCATCGGTGCGAGAAGCATCATTTTGCCGGGAGTTGAGATCGGTGACGAGTGTGTTATCGGCTCCGGCGCTGTTGTAACGAAGAGCGTGCCTCCGCGGTCGCTCGTGGTCGGCAATCCTGCCAAAATTATTAGAAGCGATATCAAGATTATTTCACGTTACGGACGCATGGCTGTCGACGAGCCCATAAATTGA
- a CDS encoding glycosyltransferase family 2 protein, with protein MSANALSEVDIIILSWDRIDDTIEAIRSALEQVDVSVHVQVVDQGSQADGLKKLTAFCAQYPNVKLVANEHNSGVPGGRNQASRLGSAPYIIALDNDAVFMDDKQAARAVELMERDEGAAAMAFRIVTYDEGVDDRSSWPFPHPIQSWSDRSFETARFVGAGHILRRSTFEKAGEYDDVLFFLHEEVDLAYRLMNQGQKIIYQPAICIRHKVSAERRVSWSDGRIYYHVRNVVYLAFKYNFKISGAFLNVFLAILVGVKRGLYVGTLKGLGAGLLLSAKGLRQRWSDSRVRLTDATKLAIRLSVPGGELPQSRRALMRLKSVLTNK; from the coding sequence ATGTCGGCTAATGCTCTTTCTGAAGTTGATATCATTATCCTGTCTTGGGACAGAATAGATGATACTATCGAGGCAATACGCAGTGCGCTTGAGCAAGTCGATGTCTCGGTCCACGTTCAGGTTGTTGATCAAGGCTCTCAGGCCGATGGCCTGAAGAAATTGACAGCATTCTGCGCGCAATATCCCAATGTGAAGCTGGTCGCGAACGAACACAACAGCGGGGTGCCTGGCGGCCGCAATCAGGCATCGAGGCTTGGATCGGCCCCGTACATCATTGCCTTGGATAATGATGCAGTCTTTATGGACGATAAGCAGGCCGCGAGAGCTGTGGAGTTGATGGAGCGTGACGAGGGCGCCGCCGCGATGGCTTTCAGAATCGTCACATATGATGAAGGCGTCGACGACAGAAGTAGCTGGCCCTTTCCCCATCCCATCCAAAGTTGGTCAGATCGTTCTTTCGAAACAGCCCGTTTTGTTGGCGCGGGCCACATTCTTCGCAGGTCGACTTTCGAGAAGGCTGGGGAATATGATGATGTTCTGTTCTTTCTGCATGAGGAGGTTGATCTTGCCTACCGTCTCATGAACCAGGGACAGAAGATTATTTATCAGCCAGCCATTTGTATTAGGCATAAAGTTTCCGCCGAAAGAAGAGTTTCTTGGTCAGATGGCAGGATATATTACCACGTCAGAAATGTGGTATATTTGGCGTTCAAGTATAATTTTAAAATATCAGGCGCGTTCCTCAACGTTTTTCTTGCGATTTTGGTCGGTGTGAAGCGAGGGTTGTATGTTGGCACACTGAAAGGTCTGGGGGCAGGGTTACTTCTTTCGGCAAAAGGCTTGCGTCAACGCTGGAGCGATTCACGCGTGCGCCTGACTGACGCCACCAAGCTTGCTATCCGTCTATCCGTGCCCGGCGGCGAGTTGCCGCAGTCTCGCCGTGCACTCATGCGCCTGAAAAGCGTACTGACCAACAAATAA
- a CDS encoding lipopolysaccharide biosynthesis protein — protein sequence MSELSSKSETGSVGRKTVLASIWLLTGVFYSRVVNLAMIIVLARILLPADFGLVALGTTLLTILTTVTDLSLANALIHHKDADKQDFDTAFTLSALRGAGLAIVMIISGFVMADIYNDPRLIGVCLGLSSRPLLNGLKSPHFIKYSKELDFKTVAFSEAMEYTAQLLVSVVLALATNSYWAIVAGAVAASCSGIVVSYIYAPYRPSISFASWRKILDFSIWLTFNQFVSVIGSRFDNFLAGGLLGISTFGAYNVGNNISAMITQSAAQPLERVLFPSFAKMTHDNARLRQAYQKSQASFFAIGMPLGVGLALVAEPFVYLMLGPNWSVAARVIEFIAPVLGIQIVFGPANALAYAVGATRNLFNRGIVLLVLRVPIVFIGLYFFGMTGLLVARVVSGGLLVSVVNFYLVRSLTGLRIWDQLIVTWRSWVSGVAMVLSVLATKATLPLVDSSHTATLALFVMSAVGALIYCSSHALLWIFAGRPNATVEAEIVGVVKRFLGRRSLVMSNNRSGNVG from the coding sequence ATGAGCGAATTGTCGTCAAAATCTGAAACAGGATCCGTTGGGCGCAAGACTGTTCTCGCGTCTATTTGGTTGTTGACGGGCGTCTTCTATAGCCGTGTCGTAAACTTGGCGATGATCATTGTCCTCGCCCGAATTCTTTTGCCAGCGGATTTCGGCCTTGTCGCGCTCGGAACCACATTGCTGACTATTCTTACCACAGTTACAGATCTCTCGCTCGCCAACGCGCTTATTCATCATAAAGACGCAGACAAGCAGGATTTCGATACGGCTTTTACGTTGAGCGCTCTCCGCGGTGCGGGTTTGGCGATCGTAATGATTATCAGCGGTTTCGTGATGGCGGACATCTACAACGATCCGCGCCTGATCGGTGTGTGTCTTGGTCTATCGTCGCGGCCTCTTTTGAATGGCCTGAAGAGCCCGCATTTCATCAAATACTCGAAAGAGCTTGACTTCAAAACGGTCGCTTTTTCGGAGGCGATGGAATACACGGCGCAGTTGCTTGTTTCCGTTGTGCTGGCATTGGCAACCAATAGCTATTGGGCGATTGTTGCCGGCGCGGTGGCAGCCTCGTGCTCGGGCATCGTTGTTTCGTATATCTATGCACCCTATCGCCCGAGCATCTCTTTCGCATCATGGCGAAAGATCTTGGATTTTTCAATTTGGCTGACGTTCAATCAGTTTGTATCCGTTATCGGCAGCCGGTTTGATAATTTCCTTGCCGGTGGCTTGCTTGGAATATCTACGTTTGGCGCTTACAACGTCGGCAACAACATTTCGGCGATGATTACTCAGTCCGCTGCTCAACCGTTAGAACGTGTTCTTTTTCCCAGTTTCGCGAAAATGACTCACGATAACGCTCGGCTACGGCAGGCTTACCAGAAAAGTCAGGCGTCGTTCTTCGCAATAGGTATGCCGCTTGGCGTGGGCTTGGCGCTTGTTGCAGAACCGTTTGTATACCTGATGCTGGGACCGAACTGGTCCGTAGCTGCGCGAGTTATTGAATTTATCGCGCCAGTCTTGGGCATTCAGATTGTGTTTGGTCCAGCAAATGCACTTGCATACGCAGTTGGCGCTACTCGAAATCTCTTCAATCGAGGTATTGTTCTTCTCGTGCTGCGGGTGCCGATTGTTTTTATTGGGTTGTACTTCTTTGGAATGACAGGATTGTTGGTGGCACGTGTAGTTTCAGGCGGCCTGTTGGTATCCGTTGTCAATTTCTATCTTGTGCGCTCGTTGACGGGTTTGAGAATTTGGGATCAGCTCATCGTCACTTGGCGTAGCTGGGTCAGCGGTGTTGCAATGGTGCTCAGTGTACTTGCAACAAAGGCGACGCTCCCGCTGGTCGATAGCAGCCACACCGCCACGTTGGCACTCTTCGTCATGTCCGCTGTCGGTGCATTGATCTATTGTTCTTCCCATGCGCTTCTTTGGATCTTCGCGGGACGACCGAATGCTACGGTCGAGGCGGAGATCGTAGGAGTCGTTAAGAGGTTCCTGGGAAGGCGGTCTTTGGTCATGTCAAACAACAGGAGCGGAAATGTCGGCTAA
- a CDS encoding glycosyltransferase: MNHHRQIIETERSDQSKRASIVYFSLSFPELSQTFVFNEMRSVAELGADVSVLACRQPTGAHSDLPGKYGFGDKVDTIVDSSLRSSRLRRSSQALKVASRLLLNDITLFPKVLSAANGNDTSVPVSLKLAIAAKLQREPYASSVIHCHFGPAGRVIANLKKRGLIKSPLTTVFHGYDITQYIAEKQENPYSTLFEQADLLIAISDYWHRRLLDLGAPPKKVTTIRLGVDCDAFEYKPRTADPVEPVRFVTVGRMTEKKGHYFTIQAFKALVERRPDLNVSLDIIGDGPELPAIHSLSTAPSLDGKVVMHGALPHHEVRALLDRSHIFVLPSVVAGNGDMEGIPVSIMEAMAMGLPVISTWHSGIPELVKDELSGILVGERDVDALSAAMERLGGQPERLIEMGRMGRLIVEQEYNEKTQARLLMDTLLILASKAGVE; this comes from the coding sequence ATGAACCATCATAGACAAATAATTGAGACTGAGCGCTCGGACCAATCAAAGCGTGCTTCGATCGTTTATTTTTCTTTGTCTTTTCCCGAACTGAGCCAGACTTTCGTGTTTAATGAAATGCGAAGCGTCGCGGAACTTGGCGCAGATGTCAGTGTCCTCGCGTGCAGGCAGCCAACCGGCGCTCATTCTGATTTGCCAGGCAAGTATGGATTCGGCGATAAGGTCGACACGATTGTCGACAGTTCGCTGCGGTCCAGCCGGTTGCGCAGATCATCGCAGGCGTTGAAGGTCGCATCTCGATTACTCCTCAATGACATTACTCTATTTCCTAAAGTTCTTTCTGCCGCAAATGGTAATGACACCTCCGTCCCAGTGTCATTGAAGCTGGCGATTGCTGCGAAGCTGCAGCGAGAGCCCTATGCGTCAAGTGTTATTCACTGCCATTTTGGCCCGGCTGGCAGAGTGATAGCCAATTTGAAGAAGCGCGGGTTGATCAAATCACCCCTGACAACGGTGTTTCATGGTTACGACATCACCCAATACATAGCTGAAAAGCAGGAAAATCCTTATTCTACGCTGTTCGAACAAGCCGATTTGCTGATTGCGATAAGTGACTATTGGCATCGTCGCCTGCTCGATCTTGGTGCGCCGCCGAAAAAAGTGACCACGATCCGACTCGGTGTCGACTGCGATGCCTTCGAGTACAAACCCCGTACCGCCGATCCCGTTGAGCCGGTGAGGTTTGTTACTGTTGGTCGGATGACCGAGAAGAAAGGGCACTATTTCACCATTCAAGCCTTCAAGGCCCTGGTCGAGCGGCGTCCAGATCTCAACGTTTCGCTTGATATAATCGGAGACGGTCCGGAACTCCCTGCAATCCATTCGCTCTCAACAGCCCCGTCGCTTGATGGGAAGGTCGTAATGCATGGAGCGTTGCCACATCATGAGGTGAGGGCGCTGCTGGATCGTTCGCATATCTTCGTCCTGCCGAGCGTCGTTGCGGGCAATGGTGACATGGAAGGGATCCCCGTTTCGATTATGGAAGCGATGGCGATGGGATTGCCTGTAATTAGCACTTGGCATAGCGGAATCCCGGAGCTGGTGAAGGACGAGCTTTCTGGAATTCTTGTCGGGGAGCGCGACGTAGATGCCTTGTCCGCAGCGATGGAGCGCCTAGGGGGCCAACCGGAGCGTCTCATCGAAATGGGTAGGATGGGCCGTTTGATTGTCGAGCAAGAGTATAATGAGAAAACACAGGCTCGCTTGCTGATGGATACGCTTCTCATACTCGCCTCAAAGGCGGGCGTTGAATGA
- a CDS encoding polysaccharide pyruvyl transferase family protein — translation MIEIFYYRDPQKNFGDDLNEYIWQRVLPASLLSRDDIILVGIGSILTSERLEKYVGGPKRVAVVGTGISYGTPPSNMSDWYIAAVRGPFSAAILERPDLGVTDGAILLADTTDLVPKSEKQDKILFMPHRSSIDGPELQQAVEDAGMVYVSPQQDTLTVLKHYGTAQLVVTEAMHGAIVADTLRIPWIPVVLNPQVDEFKWRDWARSMSVEYQPVEIPFPTLDSRLRFSAYKGNLRKSGIVGHRSLEGDQTPQALKGYLNHRFGSSQNIWYIDEKTKLLRRVAGKVRRFTDPMTIKSCTRALNVVKAKNPFLSPDRVFDMRLEQMRDAIGRTSEHFA, via the coding sequence ATGATCGAGATATTTTATTACAGAGATCCGCAAAAGAATTTTGGCGACGATCTTAATGAATATATTTGGCAACGAGTCCTCCCTGCAAGTTTACTTTCACGGGATGATATCATTCTGGTCGGTATCGGCAGTATTCTTACGAGCGAGAGATTAGAGAAATATGTAGGCGGCCCCAAGCGTGTTGCTGTAGTTGGAACAGGTATCTCTTATGGGACGCCTCCGAGCAATATGTCGGATTGGTATATCGCTGCCGTCAGGGGCCCTTTTAGTGCTGCTATTCTCGAACGGCCGGATCTTGGCGTTACGGATGGTGCAATATTGCTTGCTGACACAACCGATCTTGTTCCGAAATCGGAAAAGCAAGACAAAATACTATTTATGCCGCACCGCTCTTCGATCGATGGTCCGGAACTTCAACAAGCAGTCGAAGATGCGGGAATGGTCTATGTCAGTCCCCAACAAGATACGCTGACTGTATTGAAGCATTATGGAACCGCCCAGCTGGTGGTAACCGAAGCGATGCATGGCGCAATTGTCGCGGACACTTTGCGTATCCCTTGGATCCCAGTCGTACTCAACCCACAAGTTGATGAGTTTAAGTGGAGGGACTGGGCAAGGTCGATGTCGGTTGAATACCAACCGGTTGAGATTCCGTTCCCTACGTTAGACAGCAGGCTTCGCTTCTCGGCTTATAAAGGCAATTTGAGAAAGTCCGGAATCGTGGGGCATCGGAGTTTGGAAGGCGATCAAACTCCGCAGGCACTCAAAGGCTACCTGAACCATCGCTTCGGAAGCAGTCAGAATATTTGGTACATTGACGAGAAAACAAAACTTCTTCGTAGGGTGGCAGGGAAGGTTCGAAGGTTTACAGATCCTATGACGATCAAAAGCTGTACTCGTGCATTGAATGTCGTCAAGGCCAAGAACCCTTTCTTGAGCCCCGACCGGGTCTTCGACATGAGGCTTGAGCAAATGCGAGATGCCATTGGCCGCACCTCGGAGCACTTTGCATAA
- a CDS encoding glycosyltransferase family 2 protein → MSQPVDKPEISVVIAAFQCASFVRRAIDSALSQQGVSLEVIVVDDCSKDETLNVLNAIAKLDDRVRVISLSKNGGPSKARNAGFEAATSDWVAVLDADDAYLPGRLFRMLNFARENNADIVADNFLYFDLAADEMGKPALKTSPESELITLEVFVERSRPYADEADYGLLKPMFRRQFLEERGLKYPTDLRHGEDFVFYLDVLSSGAIFYLSRYPGYAYTTRNSGLSRTEIDYSKQIRVANDLCNDEKFSSFPNVRQHMWMRKVSLERLQIERRYRSIEVGNIFIEKLKFLTMNIGGSRVLLPLIVRDLKKFIKSMVLRRGRAI, encoded by the coding sequence ATGTCTCAACCCGTTGATAAGCCCGAGATATCTGTTGTTATTGCAGCGTTCCAATGTGCGTCCTTTGTTCGGCGGGCAATTGACTCTGCATTATCACAACAAGGTGTGAGCCTGGAGGTAATTGTCGTGGACGATTGCTCCAAAGACGAAACATTGAATGTTCTAAACGCTATTGCGAAGTTGGATGATCGCGTGCGCGTTATTTCGCTTTCGAAGAATGGTGGCCCTAGCAAAGCTAGAAATGCTGGATTTGAAGCTGCGACCAGTGACTGGGTAGCCGTCCTTGACGCTGATGACGCTTACTTGCCAGGCAGACTTTTCCGAATGCTTAACTTCGCCAGGGAAAACAATGCAGATATCGTCGCCGATAATTTTCTTTACTTCGACCTGGCGGCTGACGAAATGGGAAAGCCCGCTTTGAAAACGTCTCCGGAGAGTGAACTGATCACACTGGAAGTTTTCGTCGAAAGATCGAGGCCATATGCAGACGAAGCCGACTATGGGCTTTTGAAGCCAATGTTCCGCCGACAATTTCTTGAGGAACGAGGTCTGAAGTATCCGACCGATCTCAGGCATGGAGAAGATTTTGTATTCTATCTGGATGTGCTCTCAAGTGGTGCGATCTTTTACCTGTCCCGATATCCTGGATATGCCTACACGACGAGAAATTCTGGTCTTAGCCGAACAGAAATAGATTACTCGAAGCAAATACGTGTCGCAAATGACCTGTGTAATGATGAAAAGTTCTCGTCTTTTCCTAATGTCCGTCAGCATATGTGGATGAGAAAAGTGAGTCTTGAGAGACTTCAGATAGAAAGACGGTATAGATCAATTGAGGTTGGGAATATCTTCATCGAAAAGCTCAAATTCTTGACAATGAACATTGGAGGTTCGCGGGTTCTATTGCCGCTTATTGTCCGCGATTTAAAAAAATTCATAAAATCTATGGTTCTGCGTCGGGGGCGCGCGATATGA